In one Xiphophorus couchianus chromosome 17, X_couchianus-1.0, whole genome shotgun sequence genomic region, the following are encoded:
- the optn gene encoding optineurin codes for MASGGPMVNGDISRPPGQPGTLEETVQQMNMLIQENRDLKEALRQTNLTMKERFEGLTAWKEKQRQEKDFLEKRLEEARRCIETLTVQNQELSKRPEAGGGAQSAEADALRAQVARLQAEKNDLVALNSELQLKAEQGAEEDSFIEIIKVSDAGVEDVNQTCGSERIRRPDLSMTTSRQENEEATVSRLLQSLRNETQRCEQLQSELQACTARIQDLEEKNHKVEKTMKTTQTEAKEDAAKEEKAASEVENLKSQVRTLFRDLQQAQSKLDEAEGMKKNLQDRCREVEQDVATLKAQLLEKQAVQAENERLKLQLGSLQAQGQLEQKKADDDRNNLAQLKDAYTKLFEDYNELKEEKKRKESHMVERNLVEDLQQRLTAAEEALAVKQTKIDDMKQEMFQKEKDLETISVFQAQAEVYSSDFYAERAAREKLHEEKERLAAQLEFVKKQNTQLQQDMDSLGRRSLNEMQRRHGSTVSGSHGPDASLVGRGADWNQGNIPEHACPKCNEILPDLDSLQIHIMDCIN; via the exons ATGGCGTCAGGAGGCCCCATGGTGAACGGAGACATCTCCCGCCCTCCGGGTCAGCCGGGCACGCTGGAGGAGACGGTGCAACAGATGAACATGCTGATCCAGGAGAACCGCGACCTGAAAG AGGCGCTGCGTCAGACCAACCTGACCATGAAGGAGCGCTTCGAGGGCCTGACGGCGTGGAAGGAGAAGCAGCGGCAGGAGAAGGACTTCCTGGAGAAGCGTCTGGAGGAGGCCCGCCGCTGCATAGAGACGCTGACCGTCCAGAACCAGGAGCTCAGCAAGAGGCCGGAGGCAGGGGGCGGAGCTCAG AGCGCGGAGGCCGACGCCCTGCGCGCCCAGGTGGCTCGACTGCAGGCGGAGAAGAACGACCTGGTGGCCCTgaactctgagctgcagctgaaggcTGAGCAGGGAGCCGAGGAGGACTCCTTCATCGAGATCATCAAGGTGTCG GACGCAGGTGTGGAAGACGTGAACCAAACGTGCGGTTCGGAGCGCATCAGGCGCCCGGACCTCAGCATGACCACGTCGCGGCAGGAGAACGAGGAGGCCACGGTGAGCCGGCTGCTGCAGTCGCTGAGGAACGAGACGCAGAGATGTGAGCAGCTGCAGAGCGAGCTGCAGGCCTGCACTGCCAG AATCCAGGATCTGGAGGAGAAGAACCATAAAGTGGAGAAAACCATGAAGACCACCCAGACAGAGGCGAAAGAAGACGCTGCAAAGGAggagaag GCGGCGTCTGAGGTGGAGAACCTCAAGTCTCAGGTGAGGACGCTGTTCCGGGACTTGCAGCAGGCGCAGAGCAAGCTGGACGAAGCCGAAGGCATGAAGAAGAACCTGCAGGACAG GTGTCGGGAGGTGGAGCAGGACGTGGCCACGCTGAAGGCCCAGCTGCTGGAGAAGCAGGCGGTGCAGGCGGAGAACGAGCGGCTGAAGCTGCAGCTGGGCAGCCTGCAGGCGCAGGGCCAGCTGGAGCAGAAGAAGGCCGACGACGACAG AAACAACCTGGCTCAGCTGAAGGACGCCTACACCAAACTGTTTGAGGACTACAACGAGCtcaaagaggagaagaagagaaaggaG TCCCACATGGTGGAGAGGAACCTGGTGGAGGACCTGCAGCAGCGTCTCACCGCTGCAGAGGAGGCGCTGGCCGTCAAGCAGACCAAGATCGACGACATGAAGCAGGAGATGTTCCAGAAGGAGAAGGACCTGGAAACCATCTCTGTGTTCCAGGCTCAG GCTGAGGTCTACTCCTCGGACTTCTACGCGGAGCGAGCGGCGAGGGAGAAGCTCCACGAGGAGAAGGAGCGCCTGGCCGCGCAGCTGGAGTTCGTTAAGAAGCAGAACAcgcagctgcagcaggacatGGACTCACTGGGCCG GCGTTCTCTGAATGAAATGCAGCGCAGACACGGATCCACTGTATCGGGCTCTCATGGACCCGATGCCAGTCTGGTAGGAAGAG GTGCCGACTGGAACCAGGGCAACATTCCTGAACACGCCTGCCCCAAATGCAACGAGATCCTTCCAGACCTGGACTCCCTGCAGATCCACATCATGGACTGCATCAACTAG
- the mcm10 gene encoding protein MCM10 homolog isoform X1 — MDSEDDLDILTALLDESEEAGEPQADDLDGLFDEDDGDEEGYKEDGEGTDTVSELFGDVEDIENEEKDVKGGGSGGESRPTLGRSKEDLQEELRRMQEQMQKLQQQLQASQKSSASPKAGRSEPTRSQNPASKPSRAKAEPQAVSASLSSPATRGSSKLQESSDFLSQLSNADSFKCKPRVAHQARASPPEDRKPLVEVKIGSSFQPLESTSEPCGRPLSPPPSHVRTSAAGEPKPSKPAAPPPLPKDIGVEKYSGLRLRKPRVSSSEMERKMADRRLIRLSQVPERLKREKLEDSDWVTFAVLVSKATPQSSSSGKTFSVWKLSDLHNLDVFVSLLLFGDVHKEHWKMEPGTVIGILNPNPMKQRDGYDGVSLTVDHPQKVLVMGEALDFGTCNAVKKSGEPCSQIVNLYECQYCQYHVKAQYQKMSSKRAELQSSFSGKAPNRVKGSGKGGSLRERLCQDGFYYGGVSSAACAASLTASKPTKPVQKTLDKLFVRGSAQLISQAKKIGMQSGEVSGCSNEFKSLMTMPTPGALQLKKHLEQDSQLASSDAAGAPLQSISASDLLKQQKRKQRELLESRRHRVQQRAPQNPGSTATTGRASLTSPEAASEVPMATSDAPTLGRGFSKGDDILFFDNSPPQAPPPSAVSLSAAKLAALKKLRRKGAALEREDPNAVKRKRSDSIDINARVEKNRTSLNGGPSGNGEEEPALKKKREQQRYVESEEFQKILNAKSRHSVALQASEYQLQERYFNVLVKKEQMEEKMKAVREMKCRAVTCRKCSYTYFKPADRCVTENHELRWHDAVKRFFRCPCGQRAIALDRLPHKHCSNCGLFKWERDGMLKEKTGPKIGGELLQPRGEEHAKFLNGLK; from the exons ATGGACA GTGAGGACGACCTGGACATTCTGACGGCGCTCCTGGACGAGAGCGAGGAAGCCGGCGAACCGCAGGCGGACGATTTGGACGGGCTGTTCGATGAGGACGACGGAGACGAGGAAGGGTACAAAGAGGACGGCGAGGGGACGGACACCGTGTCGGAACTCTTCGGGGACGTTGAGGACATTGAAAACGAGGAGAAGGACGtgaaaggaggaggaagtgggGGAGAATCCCGCCCCACCTTGGGCAGGTCCAAAGAGGATTTGCAAG aggAACTGAGGCGGATGCAGGAGCAGatgcagaagctgcagcagcagctgcaggcgaGCCAGAAGAGTTCAGCTTCTCCCAAAGCAGGGAGGTCAGAGCCGACACGGAGCCAGAACCCAGCGTCCAAACCGAGCCGGGCCAAAGCTGAGCCACAAGCAG tttcagCGTCTTTATCCTCTCCGGCCACAAGGGGGAGCTCCAAGCTGCAGGAATCCTCAGACTTCCTCTCTCAGCTCAGCAACGCAGACTCATTCAAATGTAAACCAAGAGTGGCTCACCAAGCCAGAGCTTCACCTCCAG AGGATAGGAAACCACTGGTGGAGGTGAAGATCGGCAGCTCCTTCCAACCTCTAGAGAGCACCAGCGAGCCCTGCGGTCGCCCGCTCTCGCCCCCTCCCTCCCACGTTCGAACCTCAGCGGCTGGAGAACCTAAACCGTCTAAACCAGCGGCTCCGCCTCCTCTTCCTAAAGACATAGGGGTGGAGAAGTACTCAGGACTGCGGCTCAG GAAGCCGCGAGTTTCCTCAAGCGAGATGGAGCGAAAGATGGCCGACCGGCGGCTGATCCGGCTGTCCCAGGTGCCGGAGCGGCTGAAGCGGGAGAAGCTGGAGGACAGCGACTGGGTGACGTTCGCCGTGCTGGTCAGCAAAGCTACGCcccaaagcagcagcagc GGCAAAACCTTCAGCGTCTGGAAGCTGAGCGACCTCCACAACCTGGACGTGTTTGTGTCCCTTCTGCTGTTTGGTGACGTCCACAAGGAGCACTGGAAGATGGAACCCGGCACGGTCATAGGAATCCTGAACCCCAACCCCATGAAGCAGAGAGACGGCTACGACGGG GTCAGTCTGACGGTGGATCATCCTCAGAAGGTTCTGGTGATGGGGGAAGCTCTGGACTTCGGGACCTGCAATGCAGTGAAGAAGAGCGGGGAGCCATGCTCTCAGATCGTTAACCTG TACGAGTGCCAGTACTGCCAGTACCACGTCAAGGCCCAGTACCAGAAGATGAGCTCTAAGAGGGCCGAGTTGCAGTCGTCGTTTTCCGGGAAAGCCCCCAACCGGGTGAAGGGGAGCGGGAAGGGGGGCAGCCTGAGAGAGCGTCTGTGTCAGGACGGCTTTTACTACGGGGGCGTCTCCTCTGCTGCCTGCGCCGCCTCCCT GACTGCATCTAAACCGACCAAACCGGTCCAGAAAACCCTGGACAAGCTGTTTGTGAGAGGATCGGCTCAGCTCATCAGTCAGGCCAAGAAGATCG GTATGCAGTCCGGGGAAGTTTCCGGATGCTCCAACGAGTTCAAGAGCCTGATGACGATGCCAACCCCAGGagctctgcagctgaagaaacaCCTGGAGCAGGACAGCCAGCTGG CCTCCAGCGATGCAGCCGGAGCTCCACTTCAGTCCATCTCTGCGTCCGACCTCTTAAAGCAGCAGAAACGGAAGCAGCGGGAGCTCCTGGAGAGCCGTCGGCACAGGGTCCAACAGAGGGCGCCGCAGAACCCGGGCAGCACCGCTACGACGGGGCGAGCCAGTCTCACATCCCCAGAGGCTGCCTCGGAGGTTCCCATGGCGACGTCGGACGCCCCGACGCTGGGCCGCGGCTTCTCCAAAGGCGACGACATTCTCTTTTTCGACAACAGCCCGCCTCAGGCTCCGCCCCCTAGCGCTGTCAGCCTATCAGCCGCCAAGCTGGCCGCTCTGAAGAAGCTGAGGAGGAAAGGAGCGGCGCTGGAGAGGGAAGACCCCAACGCcgtgaagaggaagaggagcgacAGCATCGACATCAACGCCCGAGTAGAGAAGAATCGGACGTCCCTGAATG GCGGGCCGTCCGGTAACGGGGAGGAGGAGCCCGCCCTGAAAAAGAAACGTGAGCAGCAGCGCTACGTGGAGTCCGAGGAGTTCCAGAAGATCCTCAACGCCAAATCTCGTCACAGCGTCGCGCTCCAAGCG TCAGAGTACCAGCTGCAGGAGCGCTACTTCAACgttctggtgaagaaggaacaGATGGAGGAGAAGATGAAGGCAGTCAGAGAGATGAAGTGTCGGGCTGTCACCTGCAGAAAG TGCAGCTACACCTACTTCAAGCCAGCGGATCGCTGCGTGACTGAGAACCACGAGCTGCGGTGGCACGACGCAGTCAAGCGCTTCTTCAGATGTCCCTGTGGACAGAGGGCCATCGCTCTGGACAGACTGCCACACAAACACTGCAG CAACTGTGGGCTGTTTAAATGGGAGCGAGACGGGATGCTGAAG GAGAAAACTGGACCCAAGATCGGAGGAGAGCTTCTCCAGCCTCGAGGAGAGGAGCACGCCAAGTTCCTCAACGGCTTGAAATGA
- the mcm10 gene encoding protein MCM10 homolog isoform X2: MDSEDDLDILTALLDESEEAGEPQADDLDGLFDEDDGDEEGYKEDGEGTDTVSELFGDVEDIENEEKDVKGGGSGGESRPTLGRSKEDLQEELRRMQEQMQKLQQQLQASQKSSASPKAGRSEPTRSQNPASKPSRAKAEPQAGGSSKLQESSDFLSQLSNADSFKCKPRVAHQARASPPEDRKPLVEVKIGSSFQPLESTSEPCGRPLSPPPSHVRTSAAGEPKPSKPAAPPPLPKDIGVEKYSGLRLRKPRVSSSEMERKMADRRLIRLSQVPERLKREKLEDSDWVTFAVLVSKATPQSSSSGKTFSVWKLSDLHNLDVFVSLLLFGDVHKEHWKMEPGTVIGILNPNPMKQRDGYDGVSLTVDHPQKVLVMGEALDFGTCNAVKKSGEPCSQIVNLYECQYCQYHVKAQYQKMSSKRAELQSSFSGKAPNRVKGSGKGGSLRERLCQDGFYYGGVSSAACAASLTASKPTKPVQKTLDKLFVRGSAQLISQAKKIGMQSGEVSGCSNEFKSLMTMPTPGALQLKKHLEQDSQLASSDAAGAPLQSISASDLLKQQKRKQRELLESRRHRVQQRAPQNPGSTATTGRASLTSPEAASEVPMATSDAPTLGRGFSKGDDILFFDNSPPQAPPPSAVSLSAAKLAALKKLRRKGAALEREDPNAVKRKRSDSIDINARVEKNRTSLNGGPSGNGEEEPALKKKREQQRYVESEEFQKILNAKSRHSVALQASEYQLQERYFNVLVKKEQMEEKMKAVREMKCRAVTCRKCSYTYFKPADRCVTENHELRWHDAVKRFFRCPCGQRAIALDRLPHKHCSNCGLFKWERDGMLKEKTGPKIGGELLQPRGEEHAKFLNGLK, encoded by the exons ATGGACA GTGAGGACGACCTGGACATTCTGACGGCGCTCCTGGACGAGAGCGAGGAAGCCGGCGAACCGCAGGCGGACGATTTGGACGGGCTGTTCGATGAGGACGACGGAGACGAGGAAGGGTACAAAGAGGACGGCGAGGGGACGGACACCGTGTCGGAACTCTTCGGGGACGTTGAGGACATTGAAAACGAGGAGAAGGACGtgaaaggaggaggaagtgggGGAGAATCCCGCCCCACCTTGGGCAGGTCCAAAGAGGATTTGCAAG aggAACTGAGGCGGATGCAGGAGCAGatgcagaagctgcagcagcagctgcaggcgaGCCAGAAGAGTTCAGCTTCTCCCAAAGCAGGGAGGTCAGAGCCGACACGGAGCCAGAACCCAGCGTCCAAACCGAGCCGGGCCAAAGCTGAGCCACAAGCAG GGGGGAGCTCCAAGCTGCAGGAATCCTCAGACTTCCTCTCTCAGCTCAGCAACGCAGACTCATTCAAATGTAAACCAAGAGTGGCTCACCAAGCCAGAGCTTCACCTCCAG AGGATAGGAAACCACTGGTGGAGGTGAAGATCGGCAGCTCCTTCCAACCTCTAGAGAGCACCAGCGAGCCCTGCGGTCGCCCGCTCTCGCCCCCTCCCTCCCACGTTCGAACCTCAGCGGCTGGAGAACCTAAACCGTCTAAACCAGCGGCTCCGCCTCCTCTTCCTAAAGACATAGGGGTGGAGAAGTACTCAGGACTGCGGCTCAG GAAGCCGCGAGTTTCCTCAAGCGAGATGGAGCGAAAGATGGCCGACCGGCGGCTGATCCGGCTGTCCCAGGTGCCGGAGCGGCTGAAGCGGGAGAAGCTGGAGGACAGCGACTGGGTGACGTTCGCCGTGCTGGTCAGCAAAGCTACGCcccaaagcagcagcagc GGCAAAACCTTCAGCGTCTGGAAGCTGAGCGACCTCCACAACCTGGACGTGTTTGTGTCCCTTCTGCTGTTTGGTGACGTCCACAAGGAGCACTGGAAGATGGAACCCGGCACGGTCATAGGAATCCTGAACCCCAACCCCATGAAGCAGAGAGACGGCTACGACGGG GTCAGTCTGACGGTGGATCATCCTCAGAAGGTTCTGGTGATGGGGGAAGCTCTGGACTTCGGGACCTGCAATGCAGTGAAGAAGAGCGGGGAGCCATGCTCTCAGATCGTTAACCTG TACGAGTGCCAGTACTGCCAGTACCACGTCAAGGCCCAGTACCAGAAGATGAGCTCTAAGAGGGCCGAGTTGCAGTCGTCGTTTTCCGGGAAAGCCCCCAACCGGGTGAAGGGGAGCGGGAAGGGGGGCAGCCTGAGAGAGCGTCTGTGTCAGGACGGCTTTTACTACGGGGGCGTCTCCTCTGCTGCCTGCGCCGCCTCCCT GACTGCATCTAAACCGACCAAACCGGTCCAGAAAACCCTGGACAAGCTGTTTGTGAGAGGATCGGCTCAGCTCATCAGTCAGGCCAAGAAGATCG GTATGCAGTCCGGGGAAGTTTCCGGATGCTCCAACGAGTTCAAGAGCCTGATGACGATGCCAACCCCAGGagctctgcagctgaagaaacaCCTGGAGCAGGACAGCCAGCTGG CCTCCAGCGATGCAGCCGGAGCTCCACTTCAGTCCATCTCTGCGTCCGACCTCTTAAAGCAGCAGAAACGGAAGCAGCGGGAGCTCCTGGAGAGCCGTCGGCACAGGGTCCAACAGAGGGCGCCGCAGAACCCGGGCAGCACCGCTACGACGGGGCGAGCCAGTCTCACATCCCCAGAGGCTGCCTCGGAGGTTCCCATGGCGACGTCGGACGCCCCGACGCTGGGCCGCGGCTTCTCCAAAGGCGACGACATTCTCTTTTTCGACAACAGCCCGCCTCAGGCTCCGCCCCCTAGCGCTGTCAGCCTATCAGCCGCCAAGCTGGCCGCTCTGAAGAAGCTGAGGAGGAAAGGAGCGGCGCTGGAGAGGGAAGACCCCAACGCcgtgaagaggaagaggagcgacAGCATCGACATCAACGCCCGAGTAGAGAAGAATCGGACGTCCCTGAATG GCGGGCCGTCCGGTAACGGGGAGGAGGAGCCCGCCCTGAAAAAGAAACGTGAGCAGCAGCGCTACGTGGAGTCCGAGGAGTTCCAGAAGATCCTCAACGCCAAATCTCGTCACAGCGTCGCGCTCCAAGCG TCAGAGTACCAGCTGCAGGAGCGCTACTTCAACgttctggtgaagaaggaacaGATGGAGGAGAAGATGAAGGCAGTCAGAGAGATGAAGTGTCGGGCTGTCACCTGCAGAAAG TGCAGCTACACCTACTTCAAGCCAGCGGATCGCTGCGTGACTGAGAACCACGAGCTGCGGTGGCACGACGCAGTCAAGCGCTTCTTCAGATGTCCCTGTGGACAGAGGGCCATCGCTCTGGACAGACTGCCACACAAACACTGCAG CAACTGTGGGCTGTTTAAATGGGAGCGAGACGGGATGCTGAAG GAGAAAACTGGACCCAAGATCGGAGGAGAGCTTCTCCAGCCTCGAGGAGAGGAGCACGCCAAGTTCCTCAACGGCTTGAAATGA
- the ucmaa gene encoding LOW QUALITY PROTEIN: upper zone of growth plate and cartilage matrix associated a (The sequence of the model RefSeq protein was modified relative to this genomic sequence to represent the inferred CDS: deleted 1 base in 1 codon): protein MEKPSAFLHWMNLSLPSLRLLPLFSSLPGSPTVLPSIPPPSIPPSSLSPALIGVLFSPTRIWLLSLRMSWTRAFLLSSLSVLLIVTFSSVVKSAAVRDDAKPADAQGAARQVFMAESDASNFFSQKRRSRRSPKYYAEVQAEQRMKRAASERRREYNEEQRDEYENYLEEDRDEVNERSNETNEQLREYHYDGLHPRFYWFH, encoded by the exons ATGGAAAAACCATCAGCTTTCCTCCACTGGATGAACCTTTCACTCCCTTCCCTCCGTCTCCTCCCACTCTTCTCCTCCCTTCCTGGCTCGCCCACCGTCCTCccgtccatccctcca ccctccatccctccatccagcCTCAGTCCTGCTCTGATAGGTGTGCTGTTCAGTCCCACACGGATCTGGCTCCTCTCCCTCAGAATGTCCTGGACCCGAGCATTCCTCTTGTCGTCGCTCTCCGTCCTCCTCATCGTCACCT TTTCTAGTGTGGTGAAAAGCGCGGCGGTTCGGGATGACGCCAAACCTGCAGATGCTCAAG GAGCTGCGCGCCAGGTATTTATGGCCGAGTCGGACGCCTCAAACTTCTTCAGTCAAAAACGCCGCAGTCGCCGTTCACCCAAGTACTACGCCGAGGTCCAAG CTGAGCAGAGAATGAAGCGAGCTGCTAGCGAGAGAAGGAGGGAGTATAACGAGGAACAGAGAGACGAATACGAGAACTACCTTGAGGAAGACCGTGATG aagtaAATGAGAGGTCAAACGAGACGAATGAGCAGCTGCGAGAGTATCATTACGACGGCCTCCATCCTCGATTCTACTGGTTTCACTGA